The proteins below are encoded in one region of Raphanus sativus cultivar WK10039 unplaced genomic scaffold, ASM80110v3 Scaffold0549, whole genome shotgun sequence:
- the LOC108847110 gene encoding uncharacterized protein LOC108847110: MLSDDFTAKRAAAEEESDSSVSKKQKLEDEDDDDDTSMEEDSDTDSGRAWSVDTEEEDEDGVVRSPRINYLNFPEPEPEWDKDSFDGYEFYDPEDRKSFSDDEEYKVFRDFKIQAWKNRGFYEQDPFRSIFPLTDLEEPWIDMTTREYLESIASLCVKKLNEEKNKTVELVSIVRGNMKVGDGWKLYITFMAREHPDGPLMEYQAKAMDFGAKPPFPILCRPASPKS; the protein is encoded by the exons ATGCTAAGCGACGATTTCACGGCGAAACGAGCTGCGGCTGAGGAGGAATCTGACTCTTCTGTCTCGAAAAAGCAGAAGTTGGAAGAtgaagacgacgacgacgacacAAGCATGGAAGAGGATAGCGATACCGACAGCGGACGCGCATGGTCTGTCGacactgaagaagaagacgaagacggAGTGGTGAGATCTCCTAGGATTAATTACTTAAACTTCCCAGAACCGGAACCGGAGTGGGATAAGGACAGCTTCGATGGTTACGAGTTCTACGACCCTGAGGACCGTAAAAGCTTCTCCGACGACGAGGAGTACAAAGTGTTCCGCGACTTTAAGATCCAGGCCTGGAAGAATCGG ggtttttatgaACAAGATCCCTTCAGGTCCATCTTCCCCCTTACTGATCTGGAAGAACCTTGGATTGACATGACCACAAGGGAATATTTGGAGTCTATTGCCTCCTTATGTGTTAAGAAACTCAACGAGGAGAAG AATAAGACCGTGGAATTGGTAAGCATCGTTAGAGGCAATATGAAAGTAGGAGATGGTTGGAAGCTGTACATCACCTTTATGGCTCGAGAGCATCCCGATGGTCCTCTCATGGAGTATCAAGCCAAGGCTATGGATTTTGGAGCAAAACCTCCCTTTCCCATCCTCTGCCGACCAGCTTCTCCCAAATCCTAA